In Natronoarchaeum philippinense, a single window of DNA contains:
- a CDS encoding aldo/keto reductase → MSQQLPDSDQCPRADGMPMLGLGTWENTDPDACIESVQTALEMGYRHVDTAQAYGNEAEVGEGIARADVDRDDVFLATKVWLDNLAPEDVIETTEASLERLGTDYLDLLYVHWPSRTYEGEATLDAFDELHDRGLIDRVAVSNFQPEQMETAAETLDAPLFANQVECHPMLPQEEIRATADELGVEVVGYSPLARGDVFDNDTLVDIAEDHGVSAAQVSLAWLREKGVTAIPKATGREHVADNWRSLDLTLDDAEIERIDAIDQEKRMVDPGFGPWN, encoded by the coding sequence ATGTCACAGCAACTGCCCGATAGCGACCAGTGTCCGCGCGCCGACGGGATGCCGATGCTCGGCCTCGGGACGTGGGAGAATACCGACCCCGACGCCTGCATCGAGAGCGTACAAACCGCCTTGGAGATGGGCTATCGACACGTCGACACGGCCCAAGCCTACGGCAACGAGGCCGAAGTCGGCGAGGGAATCGCCCGCGCCGACGTGGATCGAGACGACGTGTTTCTGGCGACCAAGGTGTGGCTCGACAACCTCGCGCCCGAGGACGTGATCGAGACGACCGAGGCCAGCCTCGAACGGCTCGGCACCGACTATCTCGACTTGCTGTACGTCCACTGGCCCTCCCGAACCTACGAGGGCGAGGCGACGCTCGACGCCTTCGACGAACTCCACGACCGAGGTCTGATCGACCGCGTCGCCGTCAGCAACTTCCAGCCCGAGCAGATGGAGACCGCCGCCGAGACGCTCGACGCGCCGCTGTTTGCCAATCAAGTCGAGTGCCACCCGATGCTCCCTCAAGAGGAGATTCGCGCGACCGCCGACGAACTCGGCGTCGAAGTCGTGGGCTACTCCCCGCTTGCTCGCGGCGACGTGTTCGACAACGACACGCTCGTCGACATCGCCGAGGACCACGGCGTCAGCGCGGCACAGGTCAGCCTCGCGTGGCTCCGCGAGAAGGGCGTCACCGCGATCCCGAAGGCCACCGGCCGCGAGCACGTCGCGGACAACTGGCGCTCGCTCGACCTGACGCTCGACGACGCCGAAATCGAGCGCATCGACGCCATCGACCAAGAAAAGCGCATGGTCGATCCCGGTTTCGGACCTTGGAACTGA
- a CDS encoding DUF6517 family protein: protein MTQRRQILAALVVAVLLLTAGCTKLVLNERAEYTANEASVSDAGLEATGYQHADTQEQTIEESFEVGGVSRTVVASNWISTYNKSLQIQGQQQEAARFAVVSTPAINVLGQTFNPVNEMSHQELLNRFKGQLSGEYEGLDQLEYVESRDEVILDKEVEVSTFQTNATLQGETVELYVHVTTLVHEGDLIVAVGAHPAAFAQERSNTYELMQSIEHSGN, encoded by the coding sequence ATGACTCAGCGACGGCAGATTCTGGCGGCGCTGGTGGTCGCCGTCCTGCTCTTGACGGCCGGTTGCACCAAACTGGTCCTCAACGAGCGCGCGGAGTACACCGCCAACGAGGCGTCGGTGAGCGACGCCGGCCTCGAGGCGACGGGCTACCAGCACGCAGACACCCAAGAACAGACGATCGAGGAGAGCTTCGAGGTCGGCGGCGTCAGCCGGACGGTGGTCGCCTCGAACTGGATCTCGACGTACAACAAGTCATTACAGATCCAAGGCCAACAGCAGGAGGCCGCCCGATTCGCGGTCGTCTCGACGCCGGCGATCAACGTGCTCGGGCAGACGTTCAACCCGGTCAACGAGATGTCGCACCAAGAACTGCTCAATCGCTTCAAGGGACAACTCAGCGGCGAGTACGAGGGCCTCGACCAGCTCGAGTACGTCGAGAGTCGTGACGAAGTGATCCTCGACAAGGAGGTCGAGGTGTCGACGTTCCAGACCAACGCCACGCTGCAGGGCGAGACGGTCGAGTTGTACGTCCACGTCACCACGCTCGTCCACGAGGGCGACCTGATCGTCGCCGTCGGCGCCCACCCCGCGGCGTTCGCACAGGAGCGCTCGAACACCTACGAGCTGATGCAGTCGATCGAACACTCCGGTAACTGA
- a CDS encoding alpha/beta fold hydrolase — MRRQTLGSGPDLVAVLGWGNRLDHENVGWLLDHLAEQYRVHAFAIPDAITDFEREYVRPVERYVDDLEEYRLLGHSTGGLIGPYVAAASTEPVTQTYLSPWWANPPERRGLLFDLLESLPIGRPILPSGLDDPAMLGDLATDRQVAELPDASPTFLRETNRAHEQLPPIDDDAVVFCSLRDRVVSTREIGERVPTDRIRLYDGGHELFASSAREDRIDEVLAAVREGPAGLAPD, encoded by the coding sequence ATGCGCCGTCAGACGCTCGGCAGCGGGCCGGACCTCGTCGCCGTGCTCGGCTGGGGGAATCGACTGGATCACGAGAACGTCGGCTGGCTGCTCGATCACCTCGCCGAGCAGTACCGCGTTCACGCGTTCGCCATTCCCGACGCGATCACCGACTTCGAGCGCGAGTACGTCCGCCCGGTCGAACGCTACGTCGACGACCTCGAGGAGTATCGGCTGCTCGGACACAGCACCGGCGGGCTGATCGGCCCCTACGTCGCCGCGGCGTCGACCGAACCGGTCACGCAGACGTACCTGAGCCCGTGGTGGGCGAACCCGCCGGAACGTCGCGGACTGCTGTTCGACCTCCTCGAATCGCTCCCGATCGGCCGCCCAATCTTGCCCTCTGGTCTCGACGACCCAGCGATGCTCGGGGACCTCGCCACCGACCGCCAAGTGGCCGAGTTGCCCGACGCCTCCCCGACGTTCCTCCGCGAGACCAACCGTGCCCACGAGCAACTGCCGCCGATCGACGACGACGCCGTCGTGTTCTGCTCGCTGCGCGACCGGGTCGTGAGCACGCGCGAAATCGGCGAACGCGTCCCGACCGATCGGATTCGTTTGTACGACGGCGGTCACGAGCTGTTCGCTTCCTCGGCACGCGAGGACCGGATCGACGAGGTACTTGCCGCGGTCCGCGAAGGGCCTGCAGGACTCGCCCCGGACTGA
- the ncsA gene encoding tRNA 2-thiolation protein NcsA, protein MECTKCGRDAVMHAAYSGSHLCEEHLRESVERRVRRRVREDDLVPRSATPEDPETWVIGLSGGKDSVVLTHILDETFAEDPRIEMIALTIHEGIEGYRDESVSACEELATELEMQHELVSYEEEFGVRMDDVVEDDPENMAACAYCGVFRRDLLSKYAEELGADKLLTGHNLDDEAQTALMNVLEGDVSQIAKHFDASLGAFDERSEQEEFVPRAKPLRDVPEKEVALYAHLADLPAHITECPHSSEAYRGEIQELLLKLEENHPGTRHSIMAGYEELAGIVADEYQGSDEEADLNECEECGATTTREKCRKCALLDSLAAV, encoded by the coding sequence ATGGAGTGTACCAAGTGCGGCCGCGACGCCGTCATGCACGCGGCCTACTCCGGCTCGCATCTCTGTGAGGAACACCTCCGCGAGTCGGTCGAGCGCCGCGTCCGCCGTCGCGTCCGCGAGGACGACCTCGTCCCGCGGTCGGCGACGCCCGAGGACCCCGAGACGTGGGTGATCGGGCTCTCGGGCGGCAAAGACAGCGTCGTGCTCACCCACATCCTCGACGAGACGTTCGCCGAGGACCCGCGCATCGAGATGATCGCGCTGACGATTCACGAGGGCATAGAGGGGTACCGCGACGAGAGCGTGTCGGCCTGCGAGGAACTCGCCACCGAGCTGGAGATGCAACACGAACTCGTCAGCTACGAGGAGGAGTTCGGCGTCCGGATGGACGACGTTGTCGAGGACGATCCCGAGAACATGGCCGCCTGTGCGTACTGCGGCGTGTTCCGCCGGGACCTGCTCTCGAAGTACGCCGAAGAACTCGGTGCGGACAAACTGCTGACCGGCCACAACTTAGACGACGAGGCCCAGACCGCGCTAATGAACGTCTTAGAGGGCGACGTGTCACAGATCGCCAAGCACTTCGACGCCTCGCTGGGCGCGTTCGACGAGCGGTCCGAACAGGAGGAGTTCGTCCCCCGCGCCAAGCCGCTACGGGACGTTCCCGAGAAGGAGGTCGCGCTGTACGCCCACCTCGCCGACCTGCCGGCCCACATTACGGAGTGTCCCCACTCCAGCGAGGCCTATCGCGGCGAGATTCAGGAGCTACTGTTGAAACTCGAAGAGAATCACCCCGGAACCCGCCACTCGATCATGGCGGGCTACGAGGAACTGGCCGGCATCGTCGCCGACGAGTACCAGGGGAGTGACGAGGAAGCCGATCTCAACGAGTGCGAGGAATGCGGCGCGACGACGACCCGCGAGAAGTGCCGGAAGTGCGCGCTACTCGACTCGCTGGCCGCTGTCTGA